The Desulfomonile tiedjei genome includes a region encoding these proteins:
- a CDS encoding DUF4411 family protein yields MTYSVDTSALMDGWVRHYPKDVFPRIWESIDELISQEILIASSEVLKELEKQEDDLTAWALDRKHMFVPIDDDIQVSISEILRDYPRLVDTRRDRSSGDPWVIALARVRKCSVLTGERSTSKIEKPNIPDVCIALGIRCVNMLQLFRDQEWVFR; encoded by the coding sequence GTGACGTACAGCGTCGATACGAGCGCTCTCATGGACGGCTGGGTAAGGCACTATCCAAAAGACGTGTTCCCGCGAATCTGGGAATCGATAGATGAATTGATCAGCCAAGAAATCCTGATAGCCTCCTCAGAGGTCCTGAAAGAACTTGAAAAACAGGAAGACGACCTCACTGCCTGGGCATTGGACCGTAAGCATATGTTCGTTCCCATCGATGATGACATCCAGGTATCCATATCCGAAATCCTACGAGATTATCCCCGACTCGTCGATACGCGACGCGATCGCTCCAGTGGAGATCCCTGGGTCATTGCCTTGGCAAGGGTCCGCAAGTGTTCAGTTCTGACCGGTGAAAGAAGCACCTCCAAGATAGAAAAACCCAACATACCCGACGTCTGCATTGCTCTGGGCATCCGATGCGTCAACATGCTCCAGCTATTCAGAGATCAGGAGTGGGTGTTTCGGTAG
- a CDS encoding M36 family metallopeptidase, protein MSNVDKLFPENFHALYDAGYRVSKGTRPAAVAPATTAGHERLSTDVPDLQVDYDEATQLPVRIVRREPAGRLSTQPADTAEEAVTEFVKNRGDLWELTPEDTATVEVVSVSRQGLSTVRLIQRIEGKEVFSSELSAVVSPSNEVISLTGRLFPGTAAARTSARASVATSEGEAIAKAALDITGVVYEPTDFSRADAQADSGPYRFYGFMPKENETRPQFDRLVRLKEVMFPLGQAVFVPGYYMEIWIKGCPAFSYVIDSVDTPDVLFRKRLTSDIAFKYRVHNTGDAVFRPEDGPAPGTPHPTGVPDGFQAPPVPEKLVEIESLLSGRPWLPPDADITRGNNCVVYADLKAPNHFGAGDVFAQANGPRTFDYSYDHTKPAGDPNNLQSSLVGMFFHVNWLHDRWYEAGFDEASGNAQQDKFGLGIGGDPILAEGNDYSGHDNANMATPAEGSSPLMQMFEFRNCAPEFPSRTSNHEALITFHEMGHYITGRLVGNANGLWNPQGRAMGEGWGDFFAICMTSQATDNFATGVFAAGGWTDVRPNFRENYYFSIRRYPYSVDMTKNPLTFKHISNNVILPSGPPRNPRVPNVNSEAHNAGEVWCSVLWEVFVNLVAKHGHAEAEKRMLKYVVGGLKQTPSMPTFTQARDGIITAVSALQPEELPEVWAGFAKRGMGVNAVSPPSSSTSLVGVVESFDTP, encoded by the coding sequence ATGAGCAACGTCGATAAACTGTTCCCTGAGAATTTTCACGCTCTATACGACGCAGGTTATCGGGTTTCAAAGGGTACCCGGCCGGCAGCGGTGGCCCCCGCGACCACTGCGGGCCATGAACGCCTATCCACTGATGTCCCGGACCTGCAAGTGGATTACGATGAGGCAACGCAGCTTCCCGTACGAATCGTGCGTCGAGAACCTGCCGGGCGTTTGTCGACGCAGCCTGCCGATACCGCAGAAGAGGCGGTTACCGAGTTCGTCAAAAACCGCGGAGATCTATGGGAACTGACACCTGAGGATACCGCGACGGTCGAGGTGGTCTCGGTCAGCCGGCAAGGTCTGAGCACCGTCCGTTTGATTCAACGTATTGAGGGGAAAGAAGTTTTTAGCTCGGAACTGAGTGCTGTCGTCAGCCCGTCCAATGAAGTGATTTCGTTGACCGGAAGACTCTTTCCCGGAACCGCCGCGGCGCGGACGAGTGCCCGGGCATCCGTCGCGACAAGCGAAGGAGAAGCGATTGCAAAGGCTGCGTTGGATATTACAGGCGTAGTCTATGAACCGACTGATTTCTCACGTGCTGATGCTCAGGCAGATTCCGGTCCTTATCGCTTCTACGGCTTTATGCCTAAAGAGAATGAAACTCGACCACAATTCGACCGGCTGGTGCGGCTCAAGGAAGTTATGTTTCCACTCGGGCAAGCGGTTTTTGTTCCCGGGTATTACATGGAAATTTGGATTAAGGGCTGCCCTGCCTTCAGTTATGTCATTGATTCGGTGGACACGCCGGATGTCCTTTTCCGGAAGAGATTGACTTCCGATATTGCATTCAAATATCGCGTTCACAATACCGGCGACGCTGTTTTTCGACCCGAAGACGGCCCAGCCCCTGGGACTCCTCATCCAACGGGCGTTCCGGACGGTTTTCAGGCCCCACCCGTCCCGGAAAAACTTGTCGAAATCGAAAGCTTGCTCTCGGGCCGTCCCTGGCTACCCCCGGACGCAGACATCACAAGGGGCAATAATTGCGTGGTATATGCAGACCTGAAAGCGCCCAATCATTTCGGCGCGGGCGATGTATTTGCACAGGCCAACGGACCCAGGACTTTCGATTACTCATATGATCACACTAAGCCGGCCGGCGACCCCAACAATCTCCAAAGCAGCCTGGTTGGAATGTTTTTCCACGTGAACTGGCTTCATGACCGTTGGTACGAGGCCGGTTTTGACGAGGCTTCGGGTAACGCGCAGCAGGACAAGTTTGGACTCGGAATCGGCGGTGATCCCATTCTGGCCGAAGGGAACGACTATAGCGGCCACGACAATGCGAATATGGCAACTCCTGCAGAAGGGTCCAGTCCCTTGATGCAGATGTTTGAGTTTCGGAACTGCGCCCCTGAATTTCCTAGTCGCACAAGCAACCATGAAGCACTCATCACATTTCACGAGATGGGGCATTACATCACTGGTCGTCTCGTAGGCAATGCAAACGGACTGTGGAACCCACAGGGTAGGGCTATGGGGGAAGGTTGGGGCGATTTCTTTGCAATCTGCATGACATCCCAGGCTACCGACAACTTCGCGACGGGCGTTTTCGCAGCCGGAGGCTGGACCGATGTGAGACCGAATTTTAGAGAGAACTACTATTTCTCCATTAGACGTTATCCCTATTCGGTAGATATGACAAAGAATCCTCTGACATTTAAGCATATTAGCAACAACGTCATTCTCCCGAGTGGACCGCCACGAAATCCTCGCGTTCCGAATGTAAACAGCGAGGCGCACAACGCTGGTGAGGTCTGGTGCTCGGTCCTCTGGGAGGTGTTCGTCAATCTGGTTGCCAAGCATGGGCACGCAGAAGCCGAAAAGCGCATGCTCAAATATGTAGTTGGAGGCCTGAAGCAGACGCCATCCATGCCTACGTTCACCCAGGCGCGTGATGGAATTATCACCGCGGTTTCCGCCCTTCAACCCGAGGAGTTACCAGAGGTATGGGCAGGTTTTGCGAAACGTGGTATGGGCGTCAATGCCGTTTCACCTCCTTCTTCGTCCACGAGTCTCGTAGGAGTGGTTGAAAGCTTCGATACCCCGTAA
- a CDS encoding TetR/AcrR family transcriptional regulator codes for MKTRNSRHAKTPSRRQEIIRGALACFTELGFARTSMAEIQRRSNASTGSIYHHFKSKEQLAAEVYLEGIRDYQEGFLAVLEKQPSARNGIFAVIRYHLQWVSEHPDWTRYLFQKAHATFMASATDVFAALNAEFMRRCARWLGAQVLAGTVRRLPPDMYVAILLGPLMEYTRLYLAGQTCTPLDHAMQELASAAWKCLEVEPDKK; via the coding sequence ATGAAGACAAGAAATTCCAGGCATGCAAAGACGCCCTCCCGGCGCCAGGAGATTATCCGGGGTGCTCTTGCCTGCTTCACCGAACTGGGGTTCGCACGAACCAGCATGGCGGAAATTCAACGCCGCTCCAACGCGAGCACTGGCAGCATCTACCACCATTTCAAAAGCAAGGAACAATTGGCTGCTGAGGTCTACCTCGAAGGGATTAGGGACTACCAGGAAGGTTTCCTGGCTGTGCTGGAAAAGCAGCCCAGTGCCCGAAACGGGATTTTTGCCGTGATCCGCTATCATCTGCAATGGGTTAGCGAGCATCCGGATTGGACGCGCTACCTGTTCCAGAAGGCCCACGCGACGTTCATGGCCTCCGCCACGGACGTGTTTGCAGCGTTGAATGCTGAATTCATGAGGCGCTGTGCAAGGTGGCTTGGTGCGCAAGTGTTGGCAGGAACGGTCCGCCGATTGCCGCCCGACATGTACGTGGCGATACTCCTGGGGCCGCTCATGGAGTATACCCGGCTGTACCTGGCCGGCCAAACGTGCACACCGCTGGATCATGCCATGCAAGAGCTGGCTTCAGCCGCCTGGAAGTGTCTGGAAGTTGAACCGGACAAGAAATGA
- a CDS encoding ester cyclase: MSAEDNKKLVHSFFEKAYIQHDLDAAAELITRDYCLHDPTRPDFAGGVDAFKRAQKLYLDAISAHDLKINEQIAEGDRVVTRWTVTGTQRADLPGIPNRGCSFKVGGITISRVSDGHIAEEWQDWDDAGLRRQLCAC, encoded by the coding sequence ATGTCAGCAGAAGACAACAAGAAGCTGGTTCACAGTTTCTTTGAGAAGGCCTATATTCAGCACGACTTGGACGCAGCCGCGGAACTGATTACCCGTGATTACTGTTTGCATGATCCCACGCGACCGGATTTTGCCGGAGGGGTTGACGCGTTCAAGCGCGCTCAAAAACTCTACCTGGATGCAATAAGTGCCCACGACCTCAAGATCAACGAACAGATTGCCGAGGGTGACAGGGTGGTTACTCGTTGGACAGTCACAGGGACTCAACGGGCAGATCTGCCGGGAATCCCGAATAGAGGGTGCAGCTTCAAGGTGGGTGGGATCACCATAAGCCGCGTCTCCGACGGCCACATCGCCGAAGAGTGGCAAGACTGGGACGATGCGGGCTTGAGACGGCAACTGTGCGCGTGTTAG
- a CDS encoding class I SAM-dependent methyltransferase: MDSTLEYFDYQAPLYDVYQSRCVPKYEEMVTVATEFLTYAHAQSPAVKILDVGCGTGNTTRALAKLFPKARFACVDGSKKMIGISREKLADLPVEFHHFDIETGGWDRTWSAQTFDAVISVLVLEHLPFQAYRRFLDDVQKVMKPGAWLVAVEGYGGAINQRVYFEKMARLEQEAVAAGVLTRDQLDEMKQISAEKESHFYSEPEEKRIWWLESGLTEVCIIWQYYCVAAMVGRKPT; the protein is encoded by the coding sequence ATGGACTCTACCCTCGAGTACTTCGACTATCAAGCCCCCCTGTATGACGTGTATCAAAGCCGCTGCGTCCCAAAGTACGAGGAGATGGTCACGGTGGCTACCGAGTTCCTGACCTACGCGCATGCTCAATCCCCGGCCGTCAAGATACTGGATGTCGGATGTGGGACGGGAAACACTACTCGCGCGCTTGCAAAACTCTTCCCCAAGGCCCGTTTCGCATGCGTGGACGGGTCGAAAAAGATGATCGGCATTTCCCGAGAAAAACTCGCAGATCTGCCTGTGGAATTCCACCATTTCGATATTGAAACGGGCGGTTGGGACCGAACGTGGAGCGCTCAGACCTTTGACGCGGTAATATCAGTGCTGGTGCTGGAGCATCTTCCGTTCCAGGCCTATCGCCGATTCCTTGACGATGTTCAAAAGGTGATGAAACCTGGAGCCTGGTTGGTAGCTGTAGAAGGTTACGGGGGCGCGATTAATCAGCGAGTGTATTTTGAGAAGATGGCGCGGCTGGAACAGGAAGCGGTCGCCGCCGGCGTGCTCACCAGGGACCAGCTCGACGAAATGAAGCAGATAAGCGCTGAAAAAGAATCCCACTTCTACTCAGAGCCGGAAGAGAAAAGAATCTGGTGGCTCGAATCGGGCCTCACGGAGGTCTGCATCATATGGCAATACTACTGTGTTGCTGCGATGGTAGGGCGCAAGCCGACCTAG
- a CDS encoding DegQ family serine endoprotease gives MINGHSRAMTISAAAFLAIILIAAMSPISARAAAPAALKQLDEAFVQVAEKVTPAVVNITSSKKLASGPAGGDLEPFFKNHPSRDMFEEFFKRFKKDPRFDGGGRPPQGMGSGVIVSADGHILTNSHVVKDADEITVNLSDKRSFKAKVIGTDPESDIAVIKIEANGLPIAKMGDSSKLRVGEIVMAVGNPFGLNRTVTSGIISATGRSNVGIIGYEDFIQTDAAINPGNSGGPLVNIEGDVIGINTAIATRSGGYQGIGFAIPSNAAKLIMDDLMKTGKVRRGLLGVNIQDVTETLAKSFGRTDAEGALVSQVVPGSPAEKAGIKDGDIIIKFNGEPVTGAANLKNLVGKEKPGSAAKLTIFRDKKTLDVNVKIAERTEKAVASATGPSTGGETSNELGIEIEKVPAAMAEKLGIKEGQGVRVKDLEADGAGSQMGLKSGDVILEIDGKTVSDIEAFNKAVKESKKSKLIRLKVQRGQGNLFLAGPLG, from the coding sequence ATGATCAACGGCCATTCCAGGGCAATGACAATATCGGCGGCAGCGTTTCTCGCAATCATTCTGATTGCAGCGATGTCACCCATTTCGGCCAGGGCCGCGGCTCCGGCAGCTCTCAAACAGCTTGATGAAGCGTTCGTCCAGGTCGCTGAAAAAGTCACCCCAGCGGTTGTCAATATAACCTCGAGTAAGAAGCTTGCCAGCGGACCGGCAGGCGGAGACCTGGAACCCTTCTTCAAAAACCACCCTTCCAGAGATATGTTCGAAGAATTCTTCAAGCGCTTCAAGAAGGACCCCAGGTTTGACGGGGGCGGCCGACCGCCTCAAGGAATGGGTTCGGGGGTCATCGTATCTGCTGACGGACACATACTCACCAACTCCCATGTGGTGAAGGATGCCGATGAAATCACTGTGAATCTTTCGGACAAGCGTTCGTTCAAGGCAAAGGTCATCGGAACAGATCCGGAGAGCGACATTGCCGTCATCAAGATCGAGGCCAACGGGCTCCCTATCGCGAAAATGGGTGATTCCTCGAAACTGCGCGTCGGCGAGATCGTTATGGCGGTTGGAAATCCCTTTGGGCTTAACCGCACGGTTACATCAGGGATTATCAGCGCGACCGGGCGCTCCAATGTAGGGATTATAGGGTACGAGGATTTCATTCAGACCGACGCGGCCATTAACCCCGGCAACTCCGGCGGCCCATTGGTCAACATCGAAGGAGACGTAATAGGAATTAACACGGCCATAGCGACCCGCAGCGGAGGCTATCAGGGAATCGGGTTCGCGATCCCCTCGAACGCTGCGAAGCTTATTATGGATGACTTGATGAAGACCGGCAAAGTTCGGCGCGGCCTTCTGGGGGTTAACATCCAAGACGTTACGGAAACCCTGGCCAAGTCCTTTGGGAGAACCGACGCCGAGGGGGCCCTCGTATCCCAGGTAGTGCCGGGTAGCCCAGCCGAGAAGGCAGGAATAAAAGACGGCGACATTATCATCAAGTTTAACGGTGAGCCGGTCACAGGCGCGGCCAATCTGAAAAACCTCGTGGGCAAAGAAAAGCCGGGCTCCGCTGCCAAGCTAACCATCTTTCGCGACAAGAAAACTTTGGATGTGAATGTCAAGATAGCTGAACGCACGGAAAAAGCCGTTGCGTCGGCAACAGGTCCTTCTACAGGTGGAGAGACGTCCAACGAACTCGGCATCGAGATCGAGAAAGTGCCTGCCGCAATGGCTGAAAAGCTGGGCATCAAGGAAGGCCAGGGCGTTCGAGTCAAGGACCTGGAGGCCGACGGCGCTGGTAGCCAGATGGGGCTAAAAAGCGGCGATGTGATCCTTGAGATTGACGGAAAGACGGTTTCCGACATCGAAGCCTTCAATAAGGCCGTAAAAGAATCAAAAAAGAGCAAGCTCATTCGCCTGAAAGTTCAGAGAGGCCAGGGGAATCTCTTTCTGGCGGGCCCATTGGGGTGA
- a CDS encoding branched-chain amino acid aminotransferase: protein MGTVPRSRTASQTYDEDKLGFGQIFTDHMLCMQFSAESGGWKEPEMKPFEDLVLHPATMMLHYGQQVFEGLKAFAGPSAEDIFLFRPDMNIARFNRSCERLCIPTVNPKLFMDQMSQLVRLDRDWIPRSPGTSLYIRPTIIATDPYLGVRPSNRYLFYIIMSPVGAYYPEGFAPVKIMVTDKYVRACKGGIGEAKTAGNYAASLLAAEEAHKAGFTQVLWLNGQDKTSIEEVGTMNIFFRINGEILTPALEGTILPGVTRDSVIRLAGDWGLKVTERAVSIEEVVRAAENGSLKEIFGSGTAAVVSPVSHFMFQGTDYKVADGKTGEVAARLFEEITGMQTGTKPDPYRWVVNIGK, encoded by the coding sequence ATGGGAACGGTACCGCGCAGTCGAACAGCTTCGCAAACCTATGACGAGGACAAGCTTGGATTTGGACAGATCTTTACGGACCACATGCTGTGCATGCAGTTTTCCGCCGAATCGGGAGGCTGGAAAGAGCCAGAGATGAAGCCGTTTGAGGACTTGGTCCTGCACCCGGCAACCATGATGCTCCATTACGGGCAGCAGGTTTTCGAGGGACTTAAGGCTTTCGCCGGCCCGAGCGCGGAAGACATCTTTCTTTTTAGGCCGGACATGAACATAGCCCGATTCAACAGGTCCTGCGAACGTCTGTGTATTCCCACGGTGAACCCGAAGCTCTTTATGGATCAGATGTCTCAGCTCGTCCGTCTGGACCGCGACTGGATCCCGAGATCGCCGGGGACTTCTCTTTATATCAGACCTACTATAATCGCCACGGACCCCTACCTGGGAGTAAGGCCTTCCAACCGGTATCTTTTCTACATAATCATGTCACCGGTCGGGGCGTACTATCCTGAAGGGTTTGCGCCTGTAAAAATCATGGTGACCGACAAGTATGTCAGGGCGTGCAAGGGCGGAATAGGCGAAGCTAAGACCGCGGGCAACTACGCGGCCTCTCTGCTGGCTGCCGAAGAGGCCCACAAGGCCGGCTTCACGCAGGTTCTCTGGCTGAACGGCCAGGACAAGACCTCTATAGAGGAGGTCGGAACCATGAACATCTTCTTCCGTATCAACGGCGAAATTCTGACGCCCGCGCTGGAAGGCACTATCCTTCCGGGCGTTACCAGGGATTCCGTCATACGATTGGCGGGAGACTGGGGCCTGAAGGTAACCGAACGCGCTGTGTCCATAGAAGAAGTGGTTCGTGCCGCTGAGAATGGCAGCCTGAAAGAGATCTTCGGTTCCGGCACCGCGGCCGTGGTCTCGCCCGTAAGCCATTTCATGTTCCAGGGCACGGATTACAAGGTGGCGGACGGGAAAACCGGGGAAGTTGCAGCGAGACTGTTTGAAGAAATTACCGGAATGCAAACCGGCACGAAGCCTGATCCGTACCGATGGGTCGTCAATATCGGGAAGTGA
- a CDS encoding ABC transporter permease gives MKFRDHVTMCWQLVLRNRRRYKAVLAAIAFGTAGFIIVRTMGDSVERRVAENLELLGEATVMRAHWDNNDNYHPGKYYMRDVAKLRRIPNVMAVAPVVSLSQVEAYVHSNQWMPGLFGVDHSYWRTQSATLDSGRLIGPSDVVGRKTVCVLGRDVVKYLFDSKDPVGHAVKVGSASFEVVGVLGGIQHTEVGRSVFVPITTAQSLFEGLDWIPEIYVRADDWNTVEAVQSQVVDVLQGSHRGYEKGVRVEHYPERIKKVTTSILLVKFFIYAALGVAFLLGKVGLTSVMLAAVQDRTREIGLRKALGAREEIVMLQFLTESVFISGLAGVIGVGIGLISVELLRGYLDVEVSLYVMSSSILLDLAVTVAIGIIAGLYPSIQASRLDVVTAMRFE, from the coding sequence GTGAAATTCCGCGACCACGTTACTATGTGCTGGCAACTGGTTTTGCGAAACCGCAGACGTTACAAGGCGGTACTGGCCGCCATTGCCTTCGGCACTGCGGGGTTCATAATCGTCCGAACGATGGGCGATTCAGTAGAAAGAAGAGTTGCGGAGAACCTCGAGCTTCTTGGCGAGGCCACGGTAATGAGGGCCCATTGGGATAACAACGACAACTACCATCCCGGCAAGTACTATATGCGGGACGTGGCCAAGCTCAGAAGAATACCCAATGTCATGGCTGTAGCGCCGGTTGTGTCTTTGTCCCAGGTGGAGGCCTACGTCCATTCGAACCAGTGGATGCCGGGCCTATTTGGTGTCGATCACTCCTATTGGCGCACTCAATCCGCGACCCTGGACAGCGGTCGTCTAATTGGTCCTTCGGACGTGGTGGGCCGAAAAACGGTTTGCGTGCTGGGTCGGGATGTCGTCAAGTATCTATTTGATTCCAAGGATCCCGTGGGGCACGCGGTTAAGGTGGGCAGCGCCAGCTTTGAGGTCGTGGGCGTACTTGGCGGAATACAGCACACAGAGGTCGGCCGTTCCGTTTTTGTTCCGATCACGACAGCGCAGAGTCTTTTTGAGGGTCTCGACTGGATACCCGAAATCTATGTCAGGGCTGACGACTGGAACACTGTGGAAGCGGTCCAGTCGCAGGTCGTGGATGTGCTCCAAGGGTCCCATAGGGGATACGAAAAAGGAGTTCGGGTAGAGCATTACCCGGAACGCATCAAGAAGGTCACCACCTCGATACTCCTCGTAAAATTCTTTATTTATGCAGCGCTTGGGGTTGCCTTCCTTTTGGGAAAAGTCGGTCTCACAAGTGTCATGCTGGCCGCGGTTCAGGACAGAACCCGAGAAATAGGCCTGAGGAAAGCGCTGGGCGCGAGGGAAGAAATAGTTATGCTCCAATTTCTCACCGAGTCGGTCTTTATTAGCGGGCTGGCGGGTGTGATCGGCGTGGGGATAGGGTTAATTTCAGTCGAGTTGCTTAGGGGATATCTGGACGTGGAAGTTTCCCTTTACGTAATGTCGAGCAGTATATTGCTGGATCTTGCGGTCACTGTGGCAATTGGAATTATCGCCGGCCTATATCCATCCATTCAGGCCAGCCGCCTCGATGTAGTCACAGCCATGCGGTTCGAATAA
- a CDS encoding lytic transglycosylase domain-containing protein, with translation MVRCLGGNPDYAGILVSAGKEFDIDPILLTAVTHVESSFRPKAASGKGARGLMQLRPVVLNVLGVTDPWDPHQNIMAGASYLRTCFERYSSEPESTFLALAAYNIGPGPVQKLTRSDAAERFVKKVLSVYNRFTDSPIPVRQKGSKTAEAKKGLARSEKQQ, from the coding sequence ATGGTCCGTTGCCTGGGTGGGAACCCCGATTATGCCGGCATACTTGTTTCGGCCGGGAAAGAGTTCGACATCGACCCCATTTTGCTGACCGCGGTAACTCATGTGGAATCAAGCTTCAGGCCGAAGGCTGCTTCCGGCAAAGGCGCTCGGGGCCTGATGCAACTTCGTCCCGTGGTGCTCAATGTTTTAGGGGTTACTGATCCATGGGACCCGCACCAAAATATAATGGCCGGCGCGTCCTATTTGCGCACCTGTTTCGAACGATACTCATCGGAGCCCGAGAGCACCTTTTTGGCGCTCGCCGCGTACAACATAGGCCCAGGGCCCGTGCAAAAGCTGACTCGTTCGGATGCTGCTGAAAGGTTTGTAAAAAAGGTACTGTCCGTATACAATCGTTTCACTGACAGCCCTATTCCGGTCCGGCAAAAGGGCTCAAAAACGGCTGAAGCCAAGAAAGGGTTAGCCAGGTCTGAAAAGCAGCAATAG